One genomic segment of Methanothermococcus okinawensis IH1 includes these proteins:
- a CDS encoding ABC transporter ATP-binding protein — MAVKVKNLSKYYGKKKVLNNISFEAKKGEVLGIIGKSGAGKSTLIRILRGADNNYSGDIEICGKNDNFREITAIHLQRNFALWAEPAIYNIIRKLYAIRTNSDESLPMEDEWEEYEKTAIEILKLVGLEHKKDAFSNILSGGEKQRLILGRQIAKMYEKGEGVLLLDEPGTMSCPASKQLLLDVLKNINKKLGITIIITSHLPEVHEYLCDRCILLDEGNIIMEGKPKEVINEFLKDMDKPYIKKTTPVDKNIITVNDVSKRYFVVHGGETLNMKNISFDVKEGEILSLIGPSGTGKSVLLRLLGGVELPDKGDIVVDGLNLNDYGWERINLRRKMGIMHQEFSLPHYLTVESMLKYRLGIKGEKAVANAKLKSAELGISPKIVDAIYQLIDLPEQEMKNKLEKLGISEDIIKILFPSIVDNFNPKDVLRALDLDEEILKKTPLELSGGEKVRVALALQLITKPKILLLDEPFGDLDPITLRDISNYLKKINDEFRTTIVLISHHIQLIKEISDRVILIDKGKIIMEGKPEEVCNTFIERSNLKFLNKE, encoded by the coding sequence ATGGCAGTTAAAGTTAAAAATCTATCCAAATATTATGGTAAAAAAAAGGTATTAAATAATATAAGTTTTGAAGCTAAAAAAGGAGAAGTGTTGGGTATAATTGGAAAATCAGGAGCTGGAAAATCCACATTAATTAGAATTTTGAGAGGAGCCGATAATAATTATAGTGGAGATATTGAAATTTGCGGAAAAAACGATAATTTTAGGGAAATTACTGCCATACATTTACAAAGAAACTTTGCATTATGGGCTGAACCTGCAATATATAATATAATAAGAAAACTATATGCCATAAGAACTAATTCTGATGAATCTCTCCCAATGGAAGATGAGTGGGAAGAATATGAAAAAACGGCAATAGAAATTTTGAAGTTAGTTGGATTGGAACATAAAAAAGATGCCTTTTCAAATATATTAAGTGGGGGAGAAAAACAGAGATTGATATTGGGTAGGCAAATAGCAAAAATGTACGAAAAAGGAGAAGGTGTTTTACTGCTTGATGAACCAGGCACCATGTCTTGCCCAGCTTCAAAACAGTTATTATTGGATGTTCTAAAAAATATAAACAAAAAATTAGGAATTACAATAATAATCACATCACATCTTCCAGAAGTCCATGAGTATCTATGTGATAGATGTATTCTTTTGGATGAAGGCAATATAATAATGGAAGGAAAGCCAAAAGAGGTAATTAATGAGTTTTTAAAGGACATGGATAAACCATACATTAAAAAAACCACTCCAGTGGATAAAAATATTATAACTGTAAATGATGTATCAAAGAGATACTTTGTTGTGCATGGTGGAGAAACGCTTAATATGAAAAATATTTCCTTTGATGTTAAGGAAGGCGAAATATTATCGCTTATTGGACCTAGTGGAACTGGAAAATCTGTTCTTTTAAGACTTCTCGGTGGTGTTGAATTACCAGATAAGGGAGATATTGTTGTTGATGGACTAAATTTAAATGACTATGGATGGGAGAGAATCAATTTAAGAAGAAAAATGGGTATTATGCATCAGGAATTTTCACTGCCTCATTATTTAACTGTTGAAAGTATGTTAAAATATAGACTTGGAATTAAAGGGGAAAAAGCAGTGGCAAACGCAAAGTTAAAATCAGCTGAGCTCGGCATATCACCAAAAATTGTGGATGCCATTTATCAGTTAATAGACCTTCCAGAGCAGGAAATGAAAAACAAACTTGAAAAATTAGGTATATCAGAGGACATAATTAAGATACTCTTTCCTTCCATTGTAGATAACTTTAATCCAAAAGATGTTCTTAGAGCTCTTGACTTGGATGAGGAAATTTTGAAAAAAACACCGTTGGAATTAAGTGGCGGTGAAAAGGTAAGAGTTGCCCTTGCATTGCAACTTATAACAAAACCTAAAATACTGCTTCTTGATGAACCATTTGGTGATTTAGACCCAATAACTCTTAGGGACATTTCTAACTATCTAAAAAAGATAAATGATGAATTTAGAACAACAATAGTATTAATAAGTCATCACATACAACTTATTAAGGAAATAAGCGACAGGGTTATACTGATAGATAAAGGAAAAATAATAATGGAGGGCAAACCAGAAGAGGTTTGTAATACATTTATAGAGAGAAGCAATTTAAAATTTTTAAATAAAGAATGA